A single region of the Gorilla gorilla gorilla isolate KB3781 chromosome 1, NHGRI_mGorGor1-v2.1_pri, whole genome shotgun sequence genome encodes:
- the LOC109028275 gene encoding LOW QUALITY PROTEIN: aurora kinase A-like (The sequence of the model RefSeq protein was modified relative to this genomic sequence to represent the inferred CDS: deleted 2 bases in 1 codon), translating to MKVGNGQQFCKCSGGQCFYWAELLEDSGPWVIGITDQSEENCISGPVKATTPVGGPKHVLVTQQFPCQNPLPANSGQAQWVLCPSNSSQRVPLQAQKLVSRHKPVQNQKQKQLQATSVPHPASRPLNNTQKSKQSPLSAPENNPEEELASKQKNEESKKRQWALEDLEIGRPLGKGKFGNVYLAREKQSKFILALKVLFKAQLEKAGVEHQLRREVEIQSHLQHPNIIRLYGYFHDATRVYLILEYTPLETVNTELQKLSKFDEQRTATYITELASALSYCHSKPVIHRDIKPENLLLGSAGELEIANFGWSEHAPSSRRTAFCGTLDYLPPEMIEGRMHDENVDLWSLGVLCCEFLDGKPPFEANTYQETYKRISRVEFTFPDFVTEGARDLISRLLKHDPSQRPVLREVLEYPWITANSSKPSNCQNKESTSKYS from the exons ATGAAGGTGGGGAATGGTCAGCAGTTTTGCAAATGCAGCGGGGGTCAG TGCTTTTATTGGGCTGAGCTCTTGGAAGACTCAGGTCCTTGGGTCATAGGCATCACGGACCAATCTGAAGAAAACTGCATTTCAGGGCCTGTTAAGGCTACAACTCCAGTTGGAGGTCCAAAACATGTTCTCGTGACTCAGCAATTTCCTTGTCAGAATCCATTACCTGCAAAtagtggccaggctcagtgggtCTTGTGTCCTTCAAATTCTTCCCAGCGTGTTCCTTTGCAAGCACAAAAGCTTGTCTCCAGGCACAAGCCAGTTCAGAATCAGAAGCAGAAGCAATTGCAGGCAACCAGTGTACCTCATCCTGCCTCCAGGCCACTGAATAACACCCAAAAGAGCAAGCAGTCCCCGCTGTCGGCACCTGAAAATAATCCTGAGGAGGAACTGGcatcaaaacagaaaaatgaagaatCAAAAAAGAGGCAATGGGCTTTGGAAGACCTTGAAATTGGTCGCCCTCTGGGTAAAGGAAAGTTTGGTAATGTTTATttggcaagagaaaaacaaagcaagttTATTCTGGCTCTTAAAGTGTTATTTAAAGCTCAGCTGGAGAAAGCAGGAGTGGAGCATCAACTCAGAAGAGAAGTAGAAATAcagtcccacctccaacatcctAATATAATCAGACTGTATGGTTATTTCCATGATGCCACCAGAGTCTACCTAATTCTGGAATATACACCACTTGAAACAGTCAATACAGAACTTCAGAAACTTTCAAAGTTTGATGAGCAGAGAACTGCTACTTATATCACAGAATTGGCAAGTGCCCTGTCTTACTGTCATTCAAAACCAGTTATTCATAGAGACATTAAGCCAGAGAACTTACTTCTTGGATCAGCTGGAGAGCTTGAAATTGCAAATTTTGGGTGGTCAGAACATGCTCCATCTTCCAGGAGGACCGCTTTCTGTGGCACCCTGGACTACCTGCCCCCCGAAATGATTGAAGGTCGGATGCATGATGAGAACGTGGATCTCTGGAGCCTTGGAGTTCTTTGCTGTGAATTTTTAGATGGGAAGCCTCCTTTTGAGGCAAATACATACCAAGAGACCTACAAAAGAATATCACGGGTT GAATTCACATTCCCTGACTTTGTAACAGAGGGAGCCAGGGACCTCATTTCAAGACTGTTGAAGCATGATCCCAGCCAGAGGCCAGTGCTCAGAGAAGTACTTGAATACCCCTGGATCACAGCAAATTCATCAAAACCATCAAATTGCCAAAACAAAGAATCAACTAGCAAGTATTCTTAG